In Amphiprion ocellaris isolate individual 3 ecotype Okinawa chromosome 3, ASM2253959v1, whole genome shotgun sequence, one genomic interval encodes:
- the anapc13 gene encoding anaphase-promoting complex subunit 13 gives MDSEIQRDGRVLDLTDDAWREDRLPYEDVTIPLSELPEAEQDNGGSTESVKEQEMKWTDLALQSLHENTPSTGS, from the exons ATGGACAGCGAAATCCAACGAGACGGGAGAGTATTGGATCTTACGGATGATGCCTGGAGGGAAGACAGGCTGCCCTATGAAGATGTCACCATCCCCTTG AGTGAATTGCCCGAGGCTGAGCAGGACAATGGAGGATCCACAGAGTCTGTGAAAGAACAAGAGATGAAGTGGACTGACCTCGCCCTGCAGAGCCTGCACGAAAACACACCGAGCACTGGAAGCTGA
- the LOC111576308 gene encoding lathosterol oxidase-like isoform X2: MDHVLNIADYYVLTPYVYPTLWPEDSAVRQIISLWVVTNLGALFIYLGFGGLSFYYVFDHKLMKHPQFVKNQVRKEIQLGTVSIFWMSFPTVALFFLEIRGHSKLYDNINESTLGWSGVFLSIAGFLFFTDMCIYWIHRWMHHKSIYKHLHKQHHIFKIPTPFASHAFHPLDGFLQSLPYHVYPFIFPLHKVVYLSLFVFVNIWTISIHDGDYRLPGNLIFLINGAAHHVDHHLYFNYNYGQYFTLWDRLGGSYRHPSALLGKGPHDHIRRLMAEAAWTQ; the protein is encoded by the exons ATGGATCATGTGCTGAACATAGCTGACTATTACGTCCTCACTCCGTATGTTTACCCGACCTTGTGGCCCGAGGACTCGGCCGTGCGTCAGATCATCAGCCTCTGGGTGGTGACCAACCTGGGAGCACTGTTCATTTACCTGGGCTTTGGTGGTCTCAGCTTCTACTACGTGTTTGACCATAAACTAATGAAACATCCACAGTTTGTAAAG AACCAAGTAAGAAAAGAGATCCAGTTGGGAACTGTCTCCATCTTCTGGATGAGTTTCCCCACTGTGGCCCTTTTCTTCTTGGAGATCAGAGGACACAGCAAACTTTATGACAACATCAATGAATCTACCTTGG GCTGGTCAGGGGTGTTCCTGAGCATCGCTGGTTTCTTGTTCTTTACTGACATGTGCATCTACTGGATACACCGCTGGATGCACCATAAGAGCATTTACAAG CACTTGCATAAGCAGCACCATATATTCAAGATCCCTACACCGTTTGCCAGCCATGCCTTCCACCCACTCGACGGCTTCCTGCAGAGCTTACCTTACCACGTCTACCCTTTCATCTTCCCCCTCCACAAG GTGGTCTACCTCTcactctttgtctttgtcaacaTCTGGACTATTTCCATACATGATGGAGACTACCGCCTCCCGGGTAACCTGATATTTCTCATCAACGGCGCCGCTCACCACGTAGACCATCACCTGTACTTCAACTACAACTACGGACAATACTTCACACTTTGGGATCGCCTGGGGGGCTCCTACCGACACCCCTCGGCGCTGCTGGGAAAGGGGCCACACGACCACATTCGCAGGCTCATGGCGGAGGCTGCATGGACACAGTGA
- the LOC111576308 gene encoding lathosterol oxidase-like isoform X1, protein MIGLHIPFSLQTAMDHVLNIADYYVLTPYVYPTLWPEDSAVRQIISLWVVTNLGALFIYLGFGGLSFYYVFDHKLMKHPQFVKNQVRKEIQLGTVSIFWMSFPTVALFFLEIRGHSKLYDNINESTLGWSGVFLSIAGFLFFTDMCIYWIHRWMHHKSIYKHLHKQHHIFKIPTPFASHAFHPLDGFLQSLPYHVYPFIFPLHKVVYLSLFVFVNIWTISIHDGDYRLPGNLIFLINGAAHHVDHHLYFNYNYGQYFTLWDRLGGSYRHPSALLGKGPHDHIRRLMAEAAWTQ, encoded by the exons ATGATTGGTTTGCACATTCCATTCTCTCTGCAGACTGCCATGGATCATGTGCTGAACATAGCTGACTATTACGTCCTCACTCCGTATGTTTACCCGACCTTGTGGCCCGAGGACTCGGCCGTGCGTCAGATCATCAGCCTCTGGGTGGTGACCAACCTGGGAGCACTGTTCATTTACCTGGGCTTTGGTGGTCTCAGCTTCTACTACGTGTTTGACCATAAACTAATGAAACATCCACAGTTTGTAAAG AACCAAGTAAGAAAAGAGATCCAGTTGGGAACTGTCTCCATCTTCTGGATGAGTTTCCCCACTGTGGCCCTTTTCTTCTTGGAGATCAGAGGACACAGCAAACTTTATGACAACATCAATGAATCTACCTTGG GCTGGTCAGGGGTGTTCCTGAGCATCGCTGGTTTCTTGTTCTTTACTGACATGTGCATCTACTGGATACACCGCTGGATGCACCATAAGAGCATTTACAAG CACTTGCATAAGCAGCACCATATATTCAAGATCCCTACACCGTTTGCCAGCCATGCCTTCCACCCACTCGACGGCTTCCTGCAGAGCTTACCTTACCACGTCTACCCTTTCATCTTCCCCCTCCACAAG GTGGTCTACCTCTcactctttgtctttgtcaacaTCTGGACTATTTCCATACATGATGGAGACTACCGCCTCCCGGGTAACCTGATATTTCTCATCAACGGCGCCGCTCACCACGTAGACCATCACCTGTACTTCAACTACAACTACGGACAATACTTCACACTTTGGGATCGCCTGGGGGGCTCCTACCGACACCCCTCGGCGCTGCTGGGAAAGGGGCCACACGACCACATTCGCAGGCTCATGGCGGAGGCTGCATGGACACAGTGA